A region from the Kribbella shirazensis genome encodes:
- a CDS encoding LysR family transcriptional regulator produces the protein MNVELRHLRVVVLVAEAGSVGRAARWLKVSQPSLTAQLKRIEAAFGGELFERSRTGVTPTPLGRYAVDRARAILVDVDHLAATVSAMTAVESSAVRLGGFPTAPVSGIASRLRDHGEIEQVSVEVEWSSSVLLQQLESGRLDFALLREFPGFELRLPAGVEATTVIESESAYVALAADHPVAEASRTRGEVDLAALSGEEWIGEPPDDSGFHVLFRAACEAAGFQPRVEHHSVDTSVLMGFVTSGQGVALISPTSYRMLSSDVTTRTLAGDPIHRKLVLAWSTDSPRAQMAGEVLAMARAAYDEAITEHARRGEHQQRMHVA, from the coding sequence ATGAACGTCGAGCTGCGCCACCTGCGGGTGGTGGTCCTGGTGGCAGAAGCGGGGTCCGTCGGACGGGCCGCCCGCTGGCTCAAGGTCAGCCAGCCCAGCCTGACCGCGCAGCTGAAGCGGATCGAGGCGGCGTTCGGCGGTGAGCTGTTCGAACGCTCCCGCACCGGTGTCACGCCGACACCGCTCGGCCGGTACGCCGTCGACCGCGCGCGGGCGATCCTGGTCGACGTCGACCACCTGGCCGCGACTGTGTCCGCGATGACCGCGGTCGAGTCGTCGGCCGTCCGGCTCGGCGGGTTCCCGACTGCGCCGGTGTCCGGGATCGCGTCCCGGCTCCGCGACCACGGCGAGATCGAGCAGGTCAGCGTCGAGGTCGAATGGTCTTCGAGTGTTCTGCTGCAGCAATTGGAGAGTGGCCGGCTCGACTTCGCGCTGCTGCGCGAGTTCCCGGGCTTCGAGCTGCGGCTGCCCGCAGGCGTCGAAGCCACCACGGTCATCGAATCCGAGTCGGCGTACGTCGCCCTCGCGGCGGACCACCCGGTGGCCGAGGCGTCTCGTACGCGCGGCGAGGTGGACCTGGCGGCGCTGTCGGGCGAGGAGTGGATCGGAGAGCCGCCGGACGACAGCGGGTTCCACGTGCTGTTCCGGGCCGCGTGCGAGGCGGCCGGGTTCCAGCCTCGGGTCGAGCACCACTCGGTCGACACGTCGGTGCTGATGGGGTTCGTGACGAGTGGTCAGGGCGTGGCGCTGATCTCGCCCACGTCGTACCGGATGCTCTCGTCGGACGTCACCACCCGCACGCTCGCCGGTGACCCGATCCACCGGAAGCTGGTGCTCGCGTGGAGCACCGACTCACCGCGCGCACAGATGGCCGGCGAGGTGCTGGCGATGGCGCGCGCGGCGTACGACGAGGCGATCACCGAGCACGCGCGGCGCGGCGAACACCAGCAACGCATGCACGTCGCCTGA
- a CDS encoding ABC transporter permease produces the protein MNALDRPWMLIAEREVTTKLRDKTFIGSTLVMLLIVMAAVIIPALLAGNGGADKIAVIDDAGAKVVQQASTTKGGDGYEVVRVAGRPAAEGSVTSGDVKAALLPGDDGYVVLGDDRVDSGLESALREAAAAVGMEANAAKAGLTPTELHAGTKVSLQLLNPGPLPDLVSDFVNIGLALVFYMTALGFGMMIAQSVVQEKESRVVEILAAAVPIRSLLWGKVLGNTVLALSQIVVIAAASLIGLLATDQADILEVVAPVAGWFVVFFVLGFVALAGLWAVAGSLATRQEDLGSTTLPGQMILMIPFFFSVFAGSSAKSVASSCRSRRRCRCRGGCSPRTCRFGSRWSRSRSCWSQRC, from the coding sequence ATGAATGCTCTGGACAGGCCGTGGATGCTGATCGCCGAGCGCGAGGTCACGACCAAGCTGCGGGACAAGACGTTCATCGGCTCGACGCTGGTGATGCTGCTGATCGTGATGGCGGCCGTGATCATCCCCGCGCTGCTCGCGGGCAACGGCGGCGCCGACAAGATCGCGGTGATCGACGACGCGGGTGCGAAGGTCGTGCAGCAGGCGTCGACGACCAAGGGCGGCGACGGGTACGAGGTCGTCAGGGTTGCCGGCCGGCCGGCCGCCGAGGGCTCTGTCACCTCGGGCGACGTCAAGGCGGCGCTGCTGCCGGGGGACGACGGGTACGTCGTGCTCGGCGACGACCGCGTCGACTCCGGTCTCGAGAGCGCGCTGCGCGAAGCGGCGGCGGCCGTCGGAATGGAGGCGAACGCGGCGAAGGCCGGGCTGACCCCGACGGAGCTGCACGCCGGGACGAAGGTGTCGCTGCAGTTGCTGAATCCGGGGCCGCTGCCGGACCTGGTGTCGGACTTCGTGAACATCGGCCTGGCGCTGGTCTTCTACATGACCGCGCTCGGCTTCGGGATGATGATCGCGCAGAGCGTCGTCCAGGAGAAGGAGAGCCGGGTCGTCGAGATCCTGGCCGCCGCCGTGCCGATCCGGTCGCTGCTGTGGGGCAAGGTGCTCGGCAACACGGTGCTTGCGCTGTCCCAGATCGTGGTGATCGCGGCCGCGTCGCTGATCGGGCTGCTGGCGACCGATCAGGCCGACATTCTCGAAGTGGTGGCACCGGTCGCCGGATGGTTCGTGGTGTTCTTCGTGCTCGGGTTCGTGGCGCTCGCCGGGCTGTGGGCGGTCGCCGGGTCGCTGGCCACACGGCAGGAGGACCTCGGGTCGACGACACTGCCGGGGCAGATGATCCTGATGATCCCGTTCTTCTTCTCGGTGTTCGCCGGGTCGTCGGCGAAGTCGGTCGCGTCGTCGTGCCGATCGCGTCGTCGATGTCGATGCCGGGGCGGATGCTCACCGAGGACGTGCCGGTTTGGCAGCCGCTGGTCGCGATCGCGATCCTGCTGGTCACAACGGTGCTGA
- a CDS encoding ABC transporter ATP-binding protein, with product MLRVAGLTRRFGDHLALDDVTFDVVPGRMTGFVGANGAGKTTTMRIILGVLAATSGEVRWQDGPLTQQVRRDFGYMPEERGLYPKMKIHDQLVFFGRLHGLDPDRAAERASKILERLGLAERATDVLETLSLGNQQRVQIAAALVHEPIALVLDEPFSGLDPLAVDAMVDLLREEVTPEVPVLFSSHQLDLVERLCDDLVVLSRGKVVAAGSVAELSAGSSTTYRLVVDGDAGWLRDLRGVEVRDVAGGTALFDVLDDAMEQKILQEALSRGPVREFGPERVALSDVFREATR from the coding sequence ATGCTGAGGGTGGCGGGACTCACCCGGCGGTTCGGTGATCATCTGGCGCTGGACGACGTGACCTTCGACGTCGTACCGGGACGGATGACCGGATTCGTCGGCGCCAACGGCGCTGGGAAGACGACGACGATGCGGATCATCCTCGGCGTCCTGGCCGCGACATCCGGCGAGGTGCGGTGGCAGGACGGGCCTCTGACGCAGCAGGTACGCCGGGACTTCGGCTACATGCCCGAGGAACGCGGGCTGTACCCGAAGATGAAGATCCACGACCAGCTGGTGTTCTTCGGCAGGCTGCACGGTCTCGACCCGGACCGCGCCGCCGAGCGGGCCTCCAAGATCCTCGAGCGGCTCGGCCTGGCCGAACGCGCCACCGACGTACTCGAGACGCTGTCGCTCGGCAACCAGCAGCGGGTGCAGATCGCGGCCGCGCTGGTGCACGAGCCAATCGCGCTGGTGCTCGACGAGCCGTTCAGTGGTCTCGATCCGCTCGCCGTCGACGCGATGGTCGACCTGCTCCGCGAGGAGGTCACGCCTGAGGTACCGGTGCTGTTCTCCAGCCACCAGCTCGATCTGGTCGAGCGGCTCTGCGACGACCTCGTCGTCCTGTCCCGCGGCAAGGTGGTCGCCGCCGGTTCCGTCGCGGAGCTCTCCGCGGGCTCGTCGACGACGTACCGGCTGGTGGTGGACGGCGACGCCGGCTGGCTGCGCGACCTCCGGGGCGTCGAGGTGCGTGACGTCGCGGGCGGTACGGCGCTGTTCGACGTACTGGACGATGCGATGGAGCAGAAGATCCTGCAGGAGGCGCTCAGCCGCGGGCCGGTCCGTGAGTTCGGGCCGGAGCGGGTGGCGCTGAGCGATGTCTTCCGGGAGGCGACCCGATGA
- a CDS encoding response regulator gives MTDPMRVLLVDDQDLVRAGFRMILSVEPDIEVVGEASDGEKAIELALALRPDVVLMDVQMPGMDGITATQRIVAEDAGKVVILTTFDRDDYLFESLGAGASGFLLKNTAPEDLVEAIEVVHSGHALLAPEVTRRVIKRFTGGGERVYRPDLLAELTEREREVLGLIARGLTNTEIAAQLYVGEATVKTHVSRVLLKLGLRDRVQAVVFAYECGLVTPGDDTSS, from the coding sequence ATGACTGATCCGATGCGTGTCCTGCTGGTGGACGACCAGGATCTGGTGCGGGCCGGTTTCCGGATGATCCTGTCGGTCGAGCCGGACATCGAGGTGGTCGGCGAGGCGTCCGACGGCGAGAAGGCGATCGAGCTGGCGCTGGCGCTGCGTCCGGACGTCGTACTGATGGACGTCCAGATGCCCGGGATGGACGGGATCACCGCGACCCAGCGGATCGTCGCGGAGGACGCCGGCAAGGTGGTCATCCTGACGACCTTCGACCGCGACGACTACCTGTTCGAGTCGCTCGGGGCCGGTGCGAGCGGCTTCCTGCTCAAGAACACCGCGCCCGAGGATCTCGTCGAGGCGATCGAGGTCGTGCACTCCGGGCACGCGCTGCTCGCGCCGGAGGTGACCCGGCGGGTGATCAAGCGGTTCACCGGCGGGGGAGAGCGGGTGTACCGGCCGGACCTGCTGGCCGAGCTGACCGAGCGCGAGCGGGAGGTGCTCGGGCTGATCGCCCGCGGCCTCACCAACACCGAGATCGCCGCGCAGTTGTATGTCGGCGAGGCCACCGTGAAGACCCACGTCTCCCGCGTCCTGCTGAAACTGGGCCTGCGTGACCGCGTGCAGGCCGTGGTCTTCGCCTACGAGTGCGGTCTCGTCACCCCTGGCGACGACACCTCGTCCTGA
- a CDS encoding sensor histidine kinase, with the protein MSTAELRTDAEPVTPPASGTGSGTGLRGWTRHGPTAREQRYDVLLGLGMAAAGLFGTELARGASPSQVDLGIGGIEPYVLSAAAALPLCFRRRWPVPVLLAVAVLFVVNGERAEFAFVGNLVTQAAMFMAIYAAVAWARDRRLMKAAVAVVFVGMFGWLTLNFVAALRNNAIGGPNDGLFSPYVSSVILILALNVLYFFGAYFWGRTAWNTARQRDELEQQARELATQQEANSRRAVIDERLRISRELHDVVAHHISSIGIQAGGARRVMDGDPEAAKNALNVIEESSRTAVNEMRQLLGMLRAADPDVDVSAPDPKAPQAGADRLPALIAEVNSLGLEVGFHQIGAPAELPKTVSVSVYRIAQEALANVRKHSTARSAHLTLRYLGEAVELEVLDDGRPKHAPVGSRLGHVGIRERVALLGGESEIGPRPVGGFRVRVRIPLDPQNRPLTGGSSDD; encoded by the coding sequence ATGTCCACGGCTGAGCTGCGTACGGATGCCGAACCGGTCACACCACCGGCGTCCGGTACTGGTTCCGGTACCGGGCTGCGCGGCTGGACCCGCCACGGTCCGACGGCCCGCGAGCAGCGGTACGACGTACTGCTGGGGCTCGGGATGGCGGCCGCGGGCCTGTTCGGGACCGAGCTCGCCCGCGGGGCCTCGCCGTCGCAGGTGGATCTCGGGATCGGCGGGATCGAGCCGTACGTGCTCAGCGCGGCGGCAGCGCTGCCGCTGTGTTTCCGCCGCCGCTGGCCCGTGCCGGTGCTGCTGGCCGTCGCGGTGTTGTTCGTGGTGAACGGGGAGCGGGCGGAGTTCGCGTTCGTCGGCAACCTGGTCACCCAGGCGGCGATGTTCATGGCGATCTACGCGGCCGTCGCGTGGGCGCGGGACCGGCGGCTGATGAAGGCCGCGGTCGCGGTCGTGTTCGTCGGCATGTTCGGCTGGCTGACACTCAACTTCGTCGCGGCGCTGCGCAACAACGCGATCGGCGGGCCGAACGACGGCCTGTTCTCGCCGTACGTCTCGAGCGTGATCCTGATCCTGGCGCTGAACGTGCTGTACTTCTTCGGCGCGTATTTCTGGGGCCGGACCGCGTGGAACACCGCCCGGCAGCGCGACGAGCTCGAGCAGCAGGCGCGTGAGCTGGCGACGCAGCAGGAGGCGAACTCGCGGCGCGCGGTGATCGACGAACGGCTGCGGATCTCTCGCGAGCTGCACGACGTCGTGGCGCACCACATCAGCAGCATCGGCATCCAGGCCGGCGGTGCGCGGCGGGTGATGGACGGCGACCCGGAGGCCGCGAAGAACGCGCTGAACGTGATCGAGGAGTCCAGCCGTACGGCGGTCAACGAGATGCGCCAGCTGCTCGGCATGCTCCGCGCGGCGGACCCCGACGTCGACGTCAGCGCGCCGGACCCGAAAGCGCCGCAGGCGGGCGCCGACCGGCTGCCGGCGCTGATCGCGGAGGTGAACAGCCTCGGCCTGGAGGTCGGGTTCCACCAGATCGGCGCCCCGGCCGAGCTGCCGAAGACGGTCTCGGTGTCGGTGTACCGGATCGCCCAGGAGGCGCTCGCGAACGTCCGCAAGCACTCGACGGCCCGCAGCGCCCACCTGACGCTGCGGTACCTCGGCGAGGCGGTCGAACTGGAGGTGCTCGACGACGGCCGGCCGAAACACGCGCCGGTCGGCAGCCGCCTCGGTCACGTCGGGATCCGGGAGCGGGTCGCGCTGCTCGGCGGCGAGAGCGAGATCGGACCGCGCCCCGTGGGAGGATTCCGGGTCCGGGTCCGGATCCCGCTCGACCCACAGAACCGTCCACTGACTGGGGGCTCTTCAGATGACTGA
- the lipA gene encoding lipoyl synthase gives MTIAPEGRKLLRLEVRNAETPIERKPEWIKTRAKMGPEYQALQKLVKSEQLHTVCQEAGCPNIFECWEDREATFLIGGDQCTRRCDFCQIDTGKPQALDRDEPRRVAESVRTMGLRYATVTGVARDDLDDGGAWLYAETIRQIHELNPGTGVEMLAPDFNAVPEQLAEVFSSRPEVFAHNVETVPRIFRRIRPGFRYERSLDVITQARDYGLVTKSNLILGMGETRDEVSQALKDLHAAGCEIITITQYLRPSVRHHPVERWVKPEEFVELQDEATEIGFAGVMSGPLVRSSYRAGRLYRQAVESRMNAAQA, from the coding sequence GTGACGATCGCCCCAGAAGGACGGAAACTGCTCAGGCTCGAGGTGCGCAACGCGGAGACCCCGATCGAGCGCAAACCCGAGTGGATCAAGACCCGCGCGAAGATGGGCCCGGAGTACCAGGCGCTGCAGAAGCTCGTGAAGTCCGAGCAGCTGCACACGGTGTGCCAGGAAGCCGGCTGCCCGAACATCTTCGAGTGCTGGGAGGACCGCGAGGCGACATTCCTGATCGGCGGTGACCAGTGCACGCGGCGCTGTGACTTCTGCCAGATCGACACCGGCAAGCCCCAGGCGCTGGACCGCGACGAGCCGCGCCGGGTCGCTGAGTCGGTGCGCACCATGGGCCTGCGGTACGCGACCGTGACCGGTGTCGCCCGCGACGACCTGGACGACGGCGGCGCCTGGCTGTACGCCGAGACGATCCGCCAGATCCACGAACTGAACCCGGGCACCGGCGTGGAGATGCTCGCACCGGACTTCAACGCCGTACCCGAGCAGCTCGCGGAGGTGTTCTCGTCCCGCCCGGAGGTGTTCGCGCACAACGTCGAGACCGTGCCGCGGATCTTCCGCCGGATCCGGCCGGGCTTCCGGTACGAGCGTTCGCTGGACGTCATCACCCAGGCCCGCGACTACGGCCTGGTCACCAAGTCGAACCTGATCCTCGGCATGGGCGAGACCCGCGACGAGGTCAGCCAGGCGCTGAAGGACCTGCACGCGGCCGGCTGCGAGATCATCACGATCACGCAGTACCTGCGTCCCTCGGTGCGGCACCACCCGGTCGAGCGCTGGGTCAAGCCGGAGGAGTTCGTCGAGCTCCAGGACGAGGCGACCGAGATCGGTTTCGCCGGAGTCATGTCCGGTCCGCTGGTACGGTCGTCCTACCGCGCCGGCCGGTTGTACCGGCAGGCCGTTGAGTCACGGATGAACGCCGCTCAGGCATAA
- a CDS encoding DUF4191 domain-containing protein — protein MAKNDAPAEKTSRLKQIRSAYKLTRKSDPTVGLVLAGIFLGIVALAVAGGLLVGPLLVWIPLGVALGFLAATIVFGRKVEKAAYSQIEGQAGAAASALQTLRRGWNVTPAVAVTKNSDIVHRVVGRPGIVLVGEGQASRVKNLLTAEAKKHSRVAGGAPVTQIVAGKGEDEVDIRKLTKHVMKLPAVMQPSEITDLLQRLKALDAVRPQVPMPKGPVPTSLKGARQAMRGR, from the coding sequence ATGGCCAAGAACGACGCGCCCGCAGAGAAGACCAGCCGGCTCAAGCAGATCCGGTCGGCGTACAAGCTGACCAGGAAGTCCGACCCGACGGTCGGTCTGGTGCTCGCCGGGATCTTTCTCGGCATCGTGGCCCTGGCCGTGGCCGGGGGGCTGCTGGTCGGGCCGCTGCTGGTGTGGATCCCGCTCGGTGTCGCGCTCGGGTTCCTGGCCGCGACCATCGTGTTCGGCCGCAAGGTCGAGAAGGCGGCGTACAGCCAGATCGAGGGCCAGGCCGGTGCGGCCGCGTCCGCGCTGCAGACGCTGCGCCGCGGCTGGAACGTGACGCCCGCGGTCGCGGTCACCAAGAACTCCGACATCGTCCACCGGGTCGTCGGCCGGCCGGGCATCGTGCTGGTCGGGGAGGGCCAGGCGAGCCGGGTGAAGAACCTGCTCACCGCCGAGGCGAAGAAGCACAGCCGGGTGGCGGGCGGCGCGCCGGTGACCCAGATCGTCGCCGGCAAGGGCGAGGACGAGGTCGACATCCGCAAGCTGACCAAGCACGTGATGAAGCTGCCGGCGGTGATGCAGCCGTCCGAGATCACCGACCTGCTGCAGCGGCTGAAGGCCCTGGACGCGGTCCGGCCGCAGGTGCCGATGCCCAAGGGTCCGGTGCCGACCAGCCTCAAGGGCGCGCGGCAGGCCATGCGCGGGCGGTAA
- a CDS encoding SAM-dependent methyltransferase, with translation MTDLMPRVQHAVHEPVPETWPTLARPRTNPVRRYGAATAIRLIAKDLPATIHLDRSRSYGLPGPAMRVHRTAAFLDRLGHDAGSGFGEAYLAGDWDPEPGTDLADLLVPFAERFSNEETRHLLPKWAQSLRWLVTKSQPGEQENDRAGARENVSRHYDLSNAMFAEFLDPTLTYSAAYFGDSATADLSTASYDELTAAQLRKLDSILDAAGVRSGSRVLDIGCGWASLAIRAAQRGAWVTAITIASQQALLAQRRIAEAGVGDRVQVALRDYRDQIGEFDAVLSVEMIEAVGEKYWPVYFDAIERRLAPGGVGVVQAIVMPHERMLATRNTFTWVQKYIFPGGLIPSVKVIEEVTAQHTGLRAEVIRHLGPDYARTLRIWRNRFIEHWPEIAALGFDDTFRRMWEFYLAYSEAGFRTGYLDDVQLLLTRR, from the coding sequence ATGACGGATCTGATGCCGCGGGTGCAGCATGCCGTGCACGAACCGGTGCCCGAGACGTGGCCGACGCTGGCCCGTCCGCGGACCAACCCGGTCCGGCGGTACGGCGCGGCGACCGCGATCCGGCTGATCGCCAAGGACCTGCCCGCCACGATCCACCTGGACCGCAGCCGGTCGTACGGCCTGCCTGGTCCCGCGATGCGCGTGCACCGTACGGCGGCGTTCCTGGACCGGCTCGGGCACGACGCCGGATCCGGGTTCGGCGAGGCGTACCTGGCGGGCGACTGGGATCCGGAGCCCGGCACCGACCTGGCCGACCTGCTGGTCCCGTTCGCCGAGCGGTTCAGCAACGAAGAGACCAGGCACCTGCTGCCGAAGTGGGCGCAGTCGCTGCGCTGGCTGGTCACGAAGTCCCAGCCGGGCGAGCAGGAGAACGACCGCGCCGGGGCCCGCGAGAACGTCAGCCGGCACTACGACCTCAGCAACGCGATGTTCGCCGAGTTCCTCGATCCGACGCTCACGTACTCCGCCGCGTACTTCGGCGACAGCGCCACCGCCGACCTCAGCACCGCGTCGTACGACGAACTCACCGCGGCCCAGCTGCGCAAGCTCGACTCGATCCTCGACGCGGCCGGGGTCCGGTCCGGGTCGCGGGTGCTGGACATCGGGTGCGGCTGGGCGAGCCTGGCGATCCGCGCCGCGCAGCGCGGTGCCTGGGTGACCGCGATCACGATCGCCTCGCAGCAGGCGTTGCTGGCGCAGCGCCGGATCGCCGAGGCGGGCGTCGGTGACCGCGTGCAGGTCGCGCTACGGGACTACCGCGACCAGATCGGCGAGTTCGACGCCGTCCTGAGCGTGGAGATGATCGAGGCGGTCGGCGAGAAGTACTGGCCGGTGTACTTCGACGCGATCGAGCGGCGGCTGGCGCCGGGCGGGGTCGGCGTCGTCCAGGCGATCGTGATGCCGCACGAGCGGATGCTGGCCACCCGGAACACCTTCACCTGGGTGCAGAAGTACATCTTTCCCGGCGGTCTGATCCCGTCGGTCAAGGTGATCGAGGAGGTCACCGCGCAGCACACAGGCCTGCGGGCCGAGGTGATCCGGCACCTCGGACCCGACTACGCGCGAACGCTGCGGATCTGGCGGAACCGGTTCATCGAGCACTGGCCGGAGATCGCCGCCCTCGGGTTCGACGACACGTTCCGGCGGATGTGGGAGTTCTACCTCGCGTACTCCGAGGCAGGGTTCCGGACCGGCTACCTCGACGACGTCCAGCTGCTCCTCACCAGGCGCTAG
- a CDS encoding RDD family protein produces MASSAASATGPSEEFRYAGNRLGLPEDGPGSVATWGRRVLALLIDWLIAGLIASVLTGRPMWAGGGNFGLMHSTVFFAMSAILAGLAGATIGHRLCGLRVAAVGRGTAYTGQPGLLAGVIRALLISLLIPAVVFDRDRRGLHDLAAKTVVVRR; encoded by the coding sequence ATGGCATCATCCGCGGCGAGCGCTACAGGCCCCTCCGAAGAATTCCGGTACGCGGGCAATCGGCTCGGGCTGCCCGAGGACGGTCCGGGGTCGGTGGCGACCTGGGGCCGACGGGTGCTCGCGCTGCTGATCGACTGGCTGATCGCGGGTCTGATCGCGTCGGTGCTGACCGGCCGGCCGATGTGGGCGGGCGGCGGCAACTTCGGCCTGATGCACTCGACGGTGTTCTTCGCGATGAGCGCGATCCTGGCCGGTCTGGCCGGCGCGACCATCGGGCACCGGCTGTGCGGGCTGCGGGTCGCCGCGGTCGGCCGCGGTACGGCGTACACGGGTCAGCCCGGCCTGCTGGCGGGCGTGATCCGCGCCCTGCTGATCTCCCTGCTGATCCCCGCGGTGGTCTTCGACCGCGACCGGCGCGGCCTGCACGACCTGGCGGCGAAGACGGTCGTGGTACGCCGCTAG
- the glnA gene encoding type I glutamate--ammonia ligase: MFSSAEELLAYVKDEGVEIVDVRFCDLPGIMQHFTVPVSSFGPEVFEDGLAFDGSSVRGFQQIHESDMKLLPDPTSAYIDEFRTAKTLVVNFFVHDPLTGEAYSRDPRNIARKAQEYLKSTGIADTAFFAPEAEFYVFDDVRFETKANSSHYSIDSIAGAWNTGRVEDGGNRGYKVRYKGGYFPVAPTDHFGELRDDITLALERSGLIVERAHHEVGTAGQAEINFRFDELLKAADDVMKFKYIVKNTAWKAGKTATFMPKPIFGDNGSGMHCHQSLWSNGDPLFYDESGYGGLSDTARWYIGGLLKHAPSLLAFTNPTVNSYHRLVPGFEAPVNLVYSSRNRSACIRIPITGSNPKAKRIEFRCPDPSANPYLAFAAQLLAGLDGIRNKIEPADPVDKDLYELPPEEHADIAQVPTSLPAVIDALEADHAFLLEGDVFTEDLIETWIDLKRDNEIAPIQLRPHPHEFELYYDV; the protein is encoded by the coding sequence ATGTTTTCCAGCGCTGAGGAGCTCCTCGCCTACGTCAAGGACGAGGGCGTCGAGATCGTCGACGTCCGGTTCTGTGACCTGCCGGGCATCATGCAGCACTTCACCGTCCCGGTGTCGTCCTTCGGACCCGAGGTCTTCGAGGACGGCCTGGCCTTCGACGGTTCGTCGGTCCGTGGTTTCCAGCAGATCCACGAGTCCGACATGAAGCTGCTGCCGGACCCCACCAGCGCCTACATCGACGAGTTCCGCACCGCGAAGACGCTGGTGGTCAACTTCTTCGTGCACGACCCGCTGACCGGCGAGGCGTACTCGCGTGACCCGCGCAACATCGCCCGCAAGGCGCAGGAGTACCTGAAGTCGACCGGGATCGCGGACACCGCGTTCTTCGCGCCGGAGGCCGAGTTCTACGTCTTCGACGACGTCCGGTTCGAGACCAAGGCGAACTCCTCGCACTACTCGATCGACTCGATCGCCGGCGCCTGGAACACCGGCCGGGTCGAGGACGGCGGCAACCGCGGCTACAAGGTCCGCTACAAGGGTGGCTACTTCCCCGTCGCGCCGACCGACCACTTCGGTGAGCTGCGCGACGACATCACGCTGGCGCTGGAGCGGTCCGGACTGATCGTCGAGCGCGCCCACCACGAGGTCGGTACGGCGGGTCAGGCGGAGATCAACTTCCGCTTCGACGAGCTGCTCAAGGCCGCCGACGACGTGATGAAGTTCAAGTACATCGTCAAGAACACCGCGTGGAAGGCCGGCAAGACCGCGACCTTCATGCCGAAGCCGATCTTCGGTGACAACGGCTCGGGCATGCACTGCCACCAGTCGCTGTGGAGCAACGGCGACCCGCTGTTCTACGACGAGTCCGGGTACGGCGGCCTGTCCGACACCGCCCGCTGGTACATCGGCGGTCTGCTGAAGCACGCCCCGTCGCTGCTGGCGTTCACCAACCCGACCGTGAACTCGTACCACCGCCTGGTGCCGGGCTTCGAGGCGCCGGTCAACCTGGTCTACTCCTCGCGGAACCGCTCGGCCTGCATCCGGATCCCGATCACCGGTTCGAACCCGAAGGCGAAGCGGATCGAGTTCCGCTGCCCCGACCCGTCGGCGAACCCGTACCTGGCCTTCGCGGCCCAGCTGCTGGCCGGTCTGGACGGTATCCGCAACAAGATCGAGCCGGCCGACCCGGTCGACAAGGACCTGTACGAGCTGCCGCCGGAGGAGCACGCGGACATCGCGCAGGTGCCGACCTCGCTCCCGGCCGTGATCGACGCCCTCGAGGCCGACCACGCCTTCCTCCTCGAAGGCGACGTCTTCACCGAGGACCTGATCGAGACCTGGATCGACCTCAAGCGCGACAACGAGATCGCCCCGATCCAGCTCCGCCCCCACCCGCACGAGTTCGAGCTGTACTACGACGTGTGA